The genome window ATGGCAGTAGGAATCAGCACATCCTTTTTTGTTTGTTCCGGGTACTGTCACAAATCTGGGATTTGGCACATTAGTCGGAAGTGAGGAGGCATAATACTGATGTCCGCTGACATTGGTGCTGATGCTTGATTTTGCACTATACACAATTTCAGCACCAGGAGTATTATCAAGATGCCCAGCTGCACCTGCGGTTGCAGGTACGGTGTGACAATCACCGCAAACCAATGCCGGTCCGTTGCCAAGTCCCTGCATGTGCAGGGCATGAGCGCCGACCGTTTCAGAAGAATCGCGATCCATCAGATCCTGTGGAGGATATATTACTGCCGGATTGCTGAAGTCTCCGTGACAGGTGTTGCAGGCAAGTGGACCTGCCGGTTGTGTGTGACAGGTATAGCAGCTTGAAGCACTTCCTGCACCAGTGAAAGAAGTACCATGACACGATTTACATTCATTCATGTCCCAGTTCTTTGCTTTTATCAGCTTGCCATGAAAGTTCGCTGAGGATGGGGTTACAATTCCTTCAGGGTGGACGCTGACTGCCGGTGGAGTAGCAATATTATCGTTCAATTCACTGGAGCATCCTGCTAAGAATGCAGCAGAGAAAAGAACAACTGACATATAAACTAAAATTACTTTCTTATTCATAATTCACCTATTTAGCTCCGTGACAATAACCGCAGAAACCTATACCAGCTATTCCCGAAGGTCTGGCATTAGCATCTGTGTGACAAGTATAGCAGATAGAAGAAGCATCATCATGCCAGTCTCCATTCACGGAAGAAAGGAATCCTTTGATATGCGTCTTGGAGTTTGTGCCTTTTATTCCGTCAGGATCAGAATGGCAGAGTATACATGCCGGGTCTGCTCCCTGAGTATCATGACAGGATGCACAGTTTTCTATATCACGCTTTGCGAGAGTGGCATGGGTTCCGCCGCCACTGCCAACACCCAGCATGATAAATCCTGCTTTGCCGTGAGAGGCTGGAATTACACCGGCCAGAGCGAAGTCCTGCCCGTCACCTGCGTGACATTCACCGCAGAAGGTTTCAACCTGATGACATGACTGGCAGTCAGCAGATTTATTCTTTGCATCAAGACCATGAGTAAAGCGGTAATTCAGCTCATGTGCTTTCTGAATTTTCTGCAGTTTGCGCGGTGAGAATAGTGCCTGACCTCCATATGGAGTATAAAAACTGCCTGAAGTATTGTTAACATCAAGGGCGGTTGTGGAGCTATGACACTCATCGCATGAATTGTTGTCATGGCACATCATACAGTCCGCAGTTGGTGATCCAGCCATGAATTTATGTGACCTGCTGAAATTTGCAGTGAGATGCGTCTCTGGAGTCAGGTCAGCTGTATTCAGGTGGCAGGTTTCGCATGCGTTAGAAGCCAGCTTTGTCTCAGCGTGACAGGTATTGCATGTTGCCATTCCGGGATTGTAGTTTGAGAAATTTGTCAACTGTTCGTTTTCACCAATACCAGCATGGCAAAGCTGGCAGTCAGTGCCTTCTTCAATATGCTGTACGTGGCTGAATATCAGTTCAGACGGTTTTCTTTCAGTAAATGCCTGATAGTCATCAGTTGCGTGACACGTGCCGCAGGCATCACTGTCATTCACATCATGGCATTCAGCGCATTTATCTTTATCAGGGAGCAGTCTGCCTTTCAGGTCGGCTGCAGTTGTAGCCGGGACATGGCAATCCTGACAGGAAGATAAATCCTGATGAAGCTTATGTGAGAATTTAATATGGTTTTCTTTTTCTGTTTCAGCTATTGCATTCTGATTAAAGAATGATGAACCTGCAAGAAGAAAGAGAAAACATGCTGATACAAAAGAGGAGTAAACTATTTTGATGTTCATGTTACAATACTCCCAGATTTGTATTAAACCAATAATTCGCCTTTATGAGAAGACGGAGATCATTGCTGTAAATTTTATTATTCATATACTGCATCTGAAGATCAAACGACAGGGATTTCAGCGGTCTTACATTAACACCACCGAGAAGAGTTGTTAAATTATTTGTCTCAGCATCGGCACTGAGTTTATAATCAGTATAAGCCAATCCTAAAGACGGGGTGACCATTCCTTCAAAGAATGTTTTCGCTACATACAGTGAAACTGACTGCATCTCACCTGCATAACCGCCGTTTCCTCTGTAGGAGAGTGATCCGTAATCAGTAGTAAGACTGAATCCGTATCTGTGAGAATTGTCATCTTTGTAATTAATATATGCGAAATTGGCTACTAATCTGAAACCGGGGATGAATTTGTATCCTAACCCAACTTCACCTTCAAACGTATTTCCATAATCGAACACAGAGAAGATAGAGTTATAGGTAACTGTCGGTTCACGATAGAGCAGATACGCCTCTGCGTCCAGAGCGTCAGTTAACTCGAAATCTGACTGGACTTCGAGTTTGGAGAGTTTGGAAATGTTCAGGTCATACTCAGTTTTAAGTCCGGCAAACATATTTTCAGGACTGTAATCAGCATCCAGGAAAATATATCTGAACTGATTAGAATTCTGCTTAATGAGCAGGGTTATCGGGTTAAACTGATCGTCAAGACGTGTTACCGAATAATCAGGCCTTTTCAGATTCTTTGCTGAATAACCGGCTTTCACACCGAGTAATCCTCCGTAATTATAAGAGAGGGAGGCTGCGGTTACAGAGTTATCAGAAAAATTCTCTGCAATCTTCATCTTCTGATAGGAAGGAAGGACACCGCCATAATGAAAGTTGGCTTCAAAATCTGAATAGGTACCCTTTAGCGAGATACCATCGTAGAGACCGGTAGCCGGTCCATTGAATATTGAATGCCTTCCAAGCTTAAACGAAAGGACATCCCACAATTTTCTTCCTTCCAGATGGAAAGTGTAAAGCCGTAAACGGTCTACACCAAGGGAGGATTTGCTGAATGATTCGTAGCTGAGGGAGGTACGTAAGGAGAATTTTTGCTGATTGATGTTCAGGTAAAGACTTTGTGCACCGTGAATGACAGATTGAGAACTGCCGACGGAATCAAATCTCTCGAAGCCATAGGCTCCGAGAGATATTCTTCCGTTTATATTTTGTCCATTTAAAGAATGGACGGTACAGCAAAGCAGGAAGAGAGTTAAGATTCTGCTTTTCATACTGTTGCTTTATGTTATTTCTGCTGTGGAACCGGATGTTTAATTAATTCCCAGGCCTCTTTCATATCTCTTGCGACATAAGTCGGGCTTTCGGAATTATGGCATGTTACGCAATATTTTTCAAGATCTTCATAGATTACCAGACCATTTTCGATTGAGAGCTGTCTGTCTTTCATGACTTTCATATCCTTGTAACCTGAACCAGGACCGTGGCAGGTTTCGCACTGAACGCCCTCTTCAATTTTAAACTTTTTGCCAAGTTTTGCCGGTTCAACATTATAACCGGAAGCATGGCATTTCAGGCAGTTTTCGGTTTTTGCCGCCGGAGTTTCAAATCCGAGATCTTTTGCTATTTTATCAGCTTCAGGGGTAAGGAGGGTGTTGTATGCATTGGCATGTTTGCTGTTTTTCCATATTTCGAGCTGTTTGCCCTGCTTTTCTGTTTTATGACAGGGAGCGCAGGCGTCTACGCCGATATACGTAAATTCTTGTTTATCCTGCGCGAAAACATCTCCGGCCGAATAAAGAAAAAAAACAGCGATCAGTGAAAAAAATAACGTTTTCATGTTTTTTCCTCGGTTAATGATTTCTTTTGGGTAAATGACTTCAAATTTCATTCCAAAGATGCCCCATTCTTACCGTGATTTTATTCCGTTTCCTGCATTTTTAGGGCATTTTTTGGTGTACTTAGTGCTGGAAATTGTTAAAATGAAGAAAATAAGAAGTATTCTTTTTATTGGGAATCCCTTTTCCGTCAGGGAATTTTACCGCTTATTTAATTTATTCAGTAGTCTGGCAGGATATACATAATTTTGTGGCAAAAAATCTGAGGAACTTTCTTGAATTCACTTGAAACAGTAAACCTTGTAAAACAATTTGGCAAAATCCGGGCTGTGGATGATGTCTCTTTTTCGGTTCCGGATAACCGGATTTTTGGGTTAATTGGCCGAAATGGTGCCGGTAAAACCACAACAATCAGAATGATCATGAATATCATTGCCCCTGACAGTGGAGAGGTTTTTTATAAAGGAGAAAAAATCGGAGAAAAATTCCGGTCTCTGGTCGGGTACCTGCCCGAGGAGCGGGGACTTTACAAAAAAATGAAGGTATTTGACATAATCAGCTTTTTCGCTGATGTGAAAGGGAAATCGCCTGCCCAGGTGAAAGGGAGAGCGGAATATTATCTGAAAAAATTTGAACTTTTTGACCGCAGGTTTAGTAAGGTGGATGAACTTTCGAAAGGAAACCAGCAAAAAGTTCAGTTTATTAGTACGATCATCCACGATCCTGATTTTATCATTTTAGATGAGCCGTTTTCAGGCCTTGATCCCGTTAATACAGAATTGTTAAAAGAGATCATTCTTGAGTTAAAATCGGAAGGAAAAATCATTATACTCTCGACCCATCTCATGGATTTTGCCGAGAAACTGTGTGATGACATTGTGCTTATAAATCATGGTAAAGTAGTTCTTTCAGGTACATTGCAGGACCTTAAAAGCCGGTTTGCAGGGGATGTGGCACTTCTTGAAACAAACGATGACGTGCAATTTCTGACAGAATCTGAGTTTGTTGAGAGGGTTGGCAGAAACGGAAATCAGTATTCAGTAAGACTGAAGAACCGCGAATATGCTCATAACCTGTTGGCCGAACTGTTGAACCGCGAAATCCAGATACAGCGGTATGCAGTAAATGATATCAGTCTTCATGAAATATTTATTCAGGTTGCGGGCAATGAGAACGGAAAATCAAACGGAGGTGGAAAATGAAAGGTATGAAAGCAATATTGCGCAGGGAACTGCGGGAAAAGCTCTTGTCAAAGAGTTTCATTACCATGACTCTCCTTATACCGCTTTTTATATTCGGCATTATGGCGCTTCAAACCTATATCATGACGTATGAAGATGATAAAAATGTTGTGCTCATTCTTGCCTCCGAATCTGATCAGCTCCTGCAGGAACTAAAAAAGGAATTTTCAGAACAGGAATATGTAAAAAACGGTTTTTATCTTCTCAGGTATGAACATCTGAACGGTATCACCAAGGATGAATCTCTCGAAAAGTTTAAAAAAGATATAACAAAAGAGGTAGTAACAGGGTATTTTTACCTGCCTGAGAAAGCACTTAGTGATAAATCAATAACGTATTACTCATTGAATCCTAATAACAGAACGATTTTTTCGAAAGTACGGGATCAGATAAATAAGGTGCTGATGGATATGTACTTCAGGGATAAGCAGCTTTCGGAAGAGGAATTATTCTTTGCTAAGAAATGGGTTGATATTAAAGGCATGAGGGTTGGACTTGATGAAAGCATCGAGGAGGAAAGCTACGGAAATTCAGTTGTTGCATTCCTTTTTTCGTTCCTTTTATATATGAGCCTGCTCATGAGCGGTACGATCATGATGAAATCAGTGCTTGAAGAAAAAAGCAACCGTATAGTTGAAGTACTTCTTTCATCAATCAGACCGATAGACATGATGGGAGGGAAAATTCTGGGTACAGCTATCACAGGTGTAATCCAGATGACGGTATGGCTTTCGCCGCTGATGATTTTGCTCGGTACAAACTGGTTCACCCTGCCCGAAAATTTTGAGCTGCAGCTTGACGGTATGATGGTCGTCTATTTCCTTTTCAACTTTTTCATAGCATTGGTAACTTTTCTGGCATTATTTGCGGCAGTGGGCGCCATGTTTGATAATGATCAGGATGCCCAGAACGGGATGTGGCCGGTAATGATGCTAATTATGATTCCCTTTTTTATAGCTCTGGGAATGCAGGGGAATCCTGGCAATGAACTGGCGCGAATTGCATCAATGCTTCCGTTTGCCTCATTTATCGTAATGCCGGCCAGAGCCAGCGTAATTGACGTACCTGCATGGCAGTTCATACTTTCCAATGTTGTAGGTCTGGGTACTTTGCTGCTGATGTTCCCTCTGTCTGCCAAAATCTACCGCACAGGTATCTTAATGACAGGTAAGAAACCAACCTGGGGAGAAATTGTCAAATGGCTCAAATATAAAAATTAATTGAAAAAAGCCCGGTTCGCCGGGCTTTTTTATTATCGGATTTTCTGCTGTCATCCCTCCGATTTTAATCCGGAATTACAGGATTTCTTAGTAAATTTTACGGTGATTCCTTTTTAAAATTAACTTTTTACCTAATATGATAGCAGATACGATTACAAATTCACAAATATATTATCCTATACACTTTGGTTTCAGCACAGTGTTCGAATTCCTTAACAGCAATGATGTCTCCTGCCTTGAAGAGGGGAGATACGAACTGGATGGGGAAGATGTTTATCTGATTGTCTCTTTTTATAAAACAAGAGATTTAAAGCCTGACGGCTGGGAGGCCCACCGAAAATATATTGACATTCAGCTTCTTCTTGAAGGAGAAGAGAATATATACTATAGACCCGTTTCATCGCTTGAAGTGGCTGCGGAATATGATTATGAGAAAGATTATATAAAGCTTAAAGGGGAGGGGAGTGTTCTGCCTCTCACACCAGGAAATTTTATGATTTTTTTCCCTGGTGACGGCCATCAGCCGGGCATTAAAACCGGCAGCGATGCAATGCATGTAAAGAAATTTGTATTTAAGGTGAAGGTTTAACAGGTTCACAGCATTGGTTAAAAATCACGTCACCCCCTGCGAGAAATCAGGACTCAAAAAAACTGCAAGTTATAATGAGACGATTACTTATTATAAAAATCTGTGTAAACACAATCCCTCTCTCACACTTTCATATTTCGGAAAATCTGAAAGCGGAGTCAGGCTTCCGGTAGTGACACTGACGGATAGCAGTGTAAACGAAAAATTTGTGGTACTGATCCAGAATTGTATTCATCCTGGTGAGCCTGAGGGGAATGATGCAACCATGATGCTTGTAAGAGAATTGCTTGCTTCCGAAAACAGTTCAGAATTGCTCCGCCGCTTAAAAATCGTTATTATCCCGATTCTGAATGTGGACGGGCATAAAAGGACTGGCAAATATAACCGTATTAATCAAAAGGGACCTCTTTTTCAGGGATGGCGCACAAACGCCAGGAATCTTAATCTGAACAGGGATTATCTTAAGGCTGATTCTGAAGAGATTAAATCGTTCTTAAAATTGATTACACAGCTCAAGCCGGATATTTTTGTTGATAATCATACAACAAACGGGCTTGATTATCAGTATCACATTACCTATTCCATCGAAAAGGAACCAGTCTTATCTGAGGTATTATCCGGGTTTGCTCATCAGTCGTTTCTGCCATATATTCAGCAGCGATTAACAGCAGCGGGATTTAAGCATACTCATTATATCGAACTTGCCGGACGGGAACTTGAAGATGGCCTTCAGCGGATAGCCGGTATGCCCCGCTTTTCAACGGGATATATGGCAATTAGAAACAGGATTGGCTTGCTGGTTGAAACTCATTCACTGAAACCGTTTGATAACCGGGTTGCATCTACTCTCGAAATTAACAGAGCTGTTATTGATTTCATTTCGGAAAACAGCCATGTGATAAAAAAACTGAATACACTGTCCGAACAGAAGGAAGAAGAAAAGTTAATCAATAAAAAAGAGGAATTTGCTGTTGATTGGATACCTTCAGAACAGAGTGTTGCAGAGTCTTTTGCATCAGTTATGCATACTTCCGCACTGAGTGATATTACAGGATCGGAAGTGAAAAGATATACCGCTCAGCCGGCTGAAGTTATGGTTCCTGTATATAAGGAAGAAAAAATAATAAGCGAAATACGGCTGCCTGAGTATTATCTGATTCCTGCTGCTTTCCGCGAGATTCATTTTCTTCTGAAACTCCACGGATTTGTGGCAAAAAAAATGCCGCTGAAAAACAGGGTGATTACAAGATTCAGAATTACTTCTTATGCATTCGAAACCAAGCCGTATGAGGGCAGATTCCGCCTGTCCGATTTTACCTGTTTACCTGAAGAGAAGCAGTGGTATGAACAGGGAGAATATCTTGCATACAGTACGAAACAGAATAATCCGCGAATTCTTGGTTTTCTTCTTGATCCCCGTTCGCCGGACTCTCTTTTTCAGTGGGGATTCTTCAACGGTATTTTCGAAAGAAAAGAATACGCGGAGGATTTTGTTTTTGAACCCATTGCCAAAAAAATGCTCAAACAGAATCCGCTTTTGAGGGAAGAATTCCTCCAGCTTCTGGAGATTGAAGAATTTAGAAATAATCCTTCTGAACGGCTTGATTTTTTTTACAAGAATTCCCCATATTTTGATAAAAGAGAGGGGATTTATCCGGTTTTCTTTTTATAAAAAAAGTCGGCAAATTTAGTCAAGTTTTCGAATATTTGTAAATCTATTAGTGAAAGACTGAATAAAATTAGGATATAGCAATTCAGGACTGCAAATTATTTAGCTGTTGAATGGGAAGTTTGTTTTTAATTCGGTGGCTGTGTAGTTTTGCACAATCATTATTCAAAATCTTACCGGAGTTATTTCATGTCACAGGAGTTAGGTGTCAGAGGATACCATTATATTGAGTTCTACGTCGGATCCGCCAAAATGTGGGCTTTCTGGCTGGCAAAGACTTTTTCATTCAAGATCGTAGGCTACTCGGGAGCAGAAACCGGAAATAAGGAGAAGGTTTCTTACTATCTGGAGAAAAACTCCATGAAGTTCGTAATCTCATCATTTCTCAAACCTACCAATTATGATATCGCGTATTTTGTTCAGCGGCATGGAGA of Ignavibacteriales bacterium contains these proteins:
- a CDS encoding YhcH/YjgK/YiaL family protein; protein product: MIADTITNSQIYYPIHFGFSTVFEFLNSNDVSCLEEGRYELDGEDVYLIVSFYKTRDLKPDGWEAHRKYIDIQLLLEGEENIYYRPVSSLEVAAEYDYEKDYIKLKGEGSVLPLTPGNFMIFFPGDGHQPGIKTGSDAMHVKKFVFKVKV
- a CDS encoding cytochrome C, which encodes MNIKIVYSSFVSACFLFLLAGSSFFNQNAIAETEKENHIKFSHKLHQDLSSCQDCHVPATTAADLKGRLLPDKDKCAECHDVNDSDACGTCHATDDYQAFTERKPSELIFSHVQHIEEGTDCQLCHAGIGENEQLTNFSNYNPGMATCNTCHAETKLASNACETCHLNTADLTPETHLTANFSRSHKFMAGSPTADCMMCHDNNSCDECHSSTTALDVNNTSGSFYTPYGGQALFSPRKLQKIQKAHELNYRFTHGLDAKNKSADCQSCHQVETFCGECHAGDGQDFALAGVIPASHGKAGFIMLGVGSGGGTHATLAKRDIENCASCHDTQGADPACILCHSDPDGIKGTNSKTHIKGFLSSVNGDWHDDASSICYTCHTDANARPSGIAGIGFCGYCHGAK
- a CDS encoding M14 family metallopeptidase, translating into MVKNHVTPCEKSGLKKTASYNETITYYKNLCKHNPSLTLSYFGKSESGVRLPVVTLTDSSVNEKFVVLIQNCIHPGEPEGNDATMMLVRELLASENSSELLRRLKIVIIPILNVDGHKRTGKYNRINQKGPLFQGWRTNARNLNLNRDYLKADSEEIKSFLKLITQLKPDIFVDNHTTNGLDYQYHITYSIEKEPVLSEVLSGFAHQSFLPYIQQRLTAAGFKHTHYIELAGRELEDGLQRIAGMPRFSTGYMAIRNRIGLLVETHSLKPFDNRVASTLEINRAVIDFISENSHVIKKLNTLSEQKEEEKLINKKEEFAVDWIPSEQSVAESFASVMHTSALSDITGSEVKRYTAQPAEVMVPVYKEEKIISEIRLPEYYLIPAAFREIHFLLKLHGFVAKKMPLKNRVITRFRITSYAFETKPYEGRFRLSDFTCLPEEKQWYEQGEYLAYSTKQNNPRILGFLLDPRSPDSLFQWGFFNGIFERKEYAEDFVFEPIAKKMLKQNPLLREEFLQLLEIEEFRNNPSERLDFFYKNSPYFDKREGIYPVFFL
- a CDS encoding ABC transporter permease, coding for MKGMKAILRRELREKLLSKSFITMTLLIPLFIFGIMALQTYIMTYEDDKNVVLILASESDQLLQELKKEFSEQEYVKNGFYLLRYEHLNGITKDESLEKFKKDITKEVVTGYFYLPEKALSDKSITYYSLNPNNRTIFSKVRDQINKVLMDMYFRDKQLSEEELFFAKKWVDIKGMRVGLDESIEEESYGNSVVAFLFSFLLYMSLLMSGTIMMKSVLEEKSNRIVEVLLSSIRPIDMMGGKILGTAITGVIQMTVWLSPLMILLGTNWFTLPENFELQLDGMMVVYFLFNFFIALVTFLALFAAVGAMFDNDQDAQNGMWPVMMLIMIPFFIALGMQGNPGNELARIASMLPFASFIVMPARASVIDVPAWQFILSNVVGLGTLLLMFPLSAKIYRTGILMTGKKPTWGEIVKWLKYKN
- a CDS encoding cytochrome C554; the encoded protein is MKTLFFSLIAVFFLYSAGDVFAQDKQEFTYIGVDACAPCHKTEKQGKQLEIWKNSKHANAYNTLLTPEADKIAKDLGFETPAAKTENCLKCHASGYNVEPAKLGKKFKIEEGVQCETCHGPGSGYKDMKVMKDRQLSIENGLVIYEDLEKYCVTCHNSESPTYVARDMKEAWELIKHPVPQQK
- a CDS encoding ATP-binding cassette domain-containing protein, with amino-acid sequence MNSLETVNLVKQFGKIRAVDDVSFSVPDNRIFGLIGRNGAGKTTTIRMIMNIIAPDSGEVFYKGEKIGEKFRSLVGYLPEERGLYKKMKVFDIISFFADVKGKSPAQVKGRAEYYLKKFELFDRRFSKVDELSKGNQQKVQFISTIIHDPDFIILDEPFSGLDPVNTELLKEIILELKSEGKIIILSTHLMDFAEKLCDDIVLINHGKVVLSGTLQDLKSRFAGDVALLETNDDVQFLTESEFVERVGRNGNQYSVRLKNREYAHNLLAELLNREIQIQRYAVNDISLHEIFIQVAGNENGKSNGGGK